From one Pedobacter faecalis genomic stretch:
- a CDS encoding glycosyltransferase family 9 protein: protein MARNPKILVIRLSAMGDAAMVAPVLKDFKDNYPGAELVMLSRSLHKPFFSSIEGLTFHDFHAKDRHKGLLGIFRLFLELRMYRVTAVADLHQNIRSTLLRILFALTGVKVAVVDKGRAEKKRLTRKRHKILAPLKPTVNRYAEVFAKLGFAFQLKNIPVPRKRAAAAAKRIGISPFAQHLQKIYPLDKMYHVVCALADMDHEIFVFGGTPEEAEIAGDWSGQHPNISSMVRKITLEEELEFMKTLDLMVSMDSSGMHLASLAGVPVVSVWGATHPYAGFLGYGQSMDDAVQLDLYCRPCSVYGNKPCYRGDLACMNNLPENVVIDKIVNKLKHV, encoded by the coding sequence ATGGCCCGGAATCCAAAAATACTGGTTATCAGGCTTTCTGCGATGGGTGATGCTGCGATGGTAGCCCCGGTGCTCAAAGACTTTAAGGATAACTACCCTGGGGCTGAACTGGTCATGCTGAGCCGCTCCCTGCACAAGCCATTTTTCAGTTCAATTGAGGGGCTTACGTTTCATGACTTCCATGCCAAGGACCGGCACAAAGGGCTGTTGGGCATTTTCAGGCTATTCCTCGAGTTAAGGATGTACCGGGTGACTGCTGTAGCCGACCTGCATCAGAACATCAGAAGTACCTTACTAAGGATTTTATTTGCGCTCACGGGTGTAAAAGTCGCCGTGGTCGACAAAGGAAGAGCGGAAAAGAAACGTCTGACCAGAAAACGTCATAAAATACTGGCACCCTTAAAACCTACCGTAAACAGATACGCTGAGGTATTTGCGAAGCTGGGCTTCGCCTTTCAATTAAAGAACATACCAGTGCCTCGCAAGCGGGCTGCAGCGGCAGCCAAACGCATCGGCATTAGCCCCTTTGCTCAGCATCTTCAGAAAATTTATCCCCTGGATAAAATGTATCATGTCGTTTGCGCGCTTGCAGACATGGATCATGAAATCTTCGTTTTCGGGGGCACGCCGGAGGAAGCGGAAATCGCCGGCGACTGGTCAGGGCAACACCCGAACATCTCTTCAATGGTGAGAAAGATAACGCTGGAAGAGGAATTGGAGTTCATGAAGACCCTTGATCTTATGGTCAGCATGGACTCCTCAGGAATGCACCTGGCTTCACTGGCGGGTGTTCCCGTGGTATCTGTATGGGGCGCCACACATCCCTATGCGGGTTTTTTGGGGTACGGACAATCAATGGATGATGCCGTGCAGCTAGACCTGTATTGCCGTCCATGTTCGGTCTACGGCAACAAGCCCTGCTACCGCGGCGATTTGGCCTGCATGAACAATCTGCCTGAAAATGTTGTTATTGATAAAATAGTCAATAAATTAAAGCATGTCTAA
- the pyrF gene encoding orotidine-5'-phosphate decarboxylase gives MNKQQLIEQIKIKKSFLCIGLDPVKENLPPHLLKYDNPVLEFNKQIIDATKDLCVAYKPNTAFYECMGLVGWQTLMQTWEYIPKDVLTIADAKRGDIGNTSSMYAEAFFNQEKSGMSFDAVTVAPYMGHDSVGPFLNYKDKWVILLALTSNAGHSDFQLLESQNGKLYEEVIRTSASWGGSEQMMYVVGATRGSEFAAVRKLAPDHFLLVPGVGAQGGSLSEVCKYGLTPDCGLLVNAARSIIYAGKGEDFAEKAREEALKLQQEMQQILEAARIK, from the coding sequence ATGAACAAGCAGCAACTCATTGAACAAATTAAAATCAAAAAGTCATTCTTATGCATAGGTTTGGATCCGGTTAAGGAAAACCTGCCGCCGCATTTGCTGAAATACGACAACCCTGTTCTGGAGTTTAACAAACAAATCATCGATGCTACGAAAGACCTTTGCGTTGCCTATAAGCCCAATACAGCTTTTTACGAATGTATGGGCTTAGTGGGTTGGCAGACGCTTATGCAGACTTGGGAATACATTCCAAAAGATGTATTAACCATTGCAGACGCCAAGCGGGGCGACATCGGGAACACCTCTTCGATGTATGCCGAAGCATTTTTCAATCAGGAGAAATCGGGAATGAGCTTTGATGCCGTTACGGTAGCCCCATATATGGGACATGATTCTGTAGGGCCATTCCTCAACTATAAAGACAAATGGGTCATCCTGCTGGCCCTAACTTCCAATGCAGGGCACAGCGATTTTCAGTTGCTTGAATCGCAAAATGGTAAATTGTATGAAGAGGTGATCCGCACTTCGGCCAGTTGGGGCGGGAGTGAGCAGATGATGTACGTGGTAGGAGCTACGCGGGGATCAGAATTTGCTGCGGTTCGTAAACTGGCTCCCGATCACTTTTTACTCGTACCTGGCGTGGGTGCACAGGGCGGAAGCCTTAGCGAGGTGTGCAAGTATGGCCTTACGCCCGACTGTGGTTTGCTCGTAAATGCTGCCCGTTCCATCATCTATGCTGGCAAAGGGGAAGATTTCGCTGAGAAAGCCCGTGAAGAGGCGTTAAAACTTCAGCAGGAAATGCAGCAAATCCTGGAGGCCGCTCGAATAAAGTAG
- a CDS encoding Hpt domain-containing protein — protein MIDAQKNNEPLDLSYLREMAGDSPEFIIEMIDLFKQQTPAYIEELQSAVAAKDWSRVAASAHKIKPTFTYVGRADAKTYMQWIETSAKEGSDLDRLPAAIQEISAFTEILYAQLDKTRSELQRQL, from the coding sequence ATGATTGATGCGCAAAAGAATAACGAACCCCTTGATCTTTCCTATTTAAGGGAAATGGCGGGCGATAGCCCTGAATTCATTATAGAAATGATCGATCTCTTTAAGCAGCAGACGCCCGCTTACATCGAAGAATTACAGAGCGCTGTGGCCGCTAAAGACTGGTCGAGGGTAGCGGCTAGTGCACATAAAATTAAACCTACCTTTACCTATGTAGGACGGGCCGACGCCAAAACATATATGCAGTGGATTGAGACCAGCGCAAAAGAAGGCTCAGATCTTGACCGCCTTCCTGCCGCTATACAGGAAATCTCCGCGTTCACAGAAATCTTATACGCGCAGCTTGACAAGACCAGAAGCGAGTTACAGCGTCAGTTGTAG
- a CDS encoding DNA polymerase/3'-5' exonuclease PolX — protein MENKAIARTLKLLAQLMELHGENSFKVKTVANAAFKVDKLPYALKDKNLDELAQVDGLGKSTSGKIWELLQSGKITDLEQLLTDTPEGVVEMLSVKGIGPKKVLIIWKTLGIENIGELYYACNENRLIEAKGFGLKTQEEIKKVLEFQMASHGKFIYAQAEPLAAKLYEDLAVWLNGISGEPLLGLAGAFRRCAEVIEELELVIGVNDPAELIARMDEFAPLTLELEPDGTITGKTPFGLNVILHIVPRKEFYLEWFRHTGNAAHVEEILALAGSGPFDSEEAVYRSAGLPFIEPELREGLDELDLARSGDMRSLITLPELKGCLHNHSTWSDGVNTLEEMALYSRDHLQLEYFGICDHSRSAVYANGLNELRIDAQHREIDALNAQLAPFRIFKGIESDILSDGSLDYSEDVLKRFDFVVASVHSNLRMDSDKATARLVKAVENPYTTILGHPTGRLLLSRKGYDIDYRKVIDACAANGVAIEINSNPLRLDLDWRWHRYALQKGVMLSINPDAHRAEKLNDMRYGVLVARKGGLHAGACLNALSREEISQYFNNKNS, from the coding sequence ATGGAGAATAAGGCCATCGCCCGGACGCTCAAACTGCTTGCGCAGCTTATGGAGCTGCACGGCGAAAACTCATTTAAGGTAAAGACCGTGGCTAATGCCGCGTTCAAAGTCGACAAGCTCCCTTATGCGCTAAAGGATAAAAACCTGGATGAACTTGCCCAGGTAGACGGCTTGGGCAAGAGCACCTCGGGTAAAATATGGGAACTTCTGCAAAGCGGAAAGATCACCGATCTGGAGCAACTGCTGACGGATACCCCGGAGGGCGTAGTGGAAATGCTGTCGGTAAAAGGGATCGGGCCTAAAAAGGTACTCATCATCTGGAAGACGCTCGGCATTGAAAATATCGGGGAACTGTATTATGCCTGCAATGAAAACCGGCTGATAGAAGCCAAAGGCTTCGGTTTAAAAACCCAGGAAGAGATCAAGAAGGTCCTTGAGTTCCAGATGGCTTCGCATGGAAAATTCATTTATGCTCAGGCTGAACCGCTTGCCGCCAAGCTTTATGAAGATCTGGCTGTATGGCTCAACGGCATCAGTGGGGAGCCTCTGTTGGGTCTGGCTGGCGCTTTCAGGCGCTGTGCGGAGGTTATTGAGGAACTCGAACTGGTGATCGGCGTAAACGACCCGGCCGAACTGATAGCCAGGATGGATGAATTTGCGCCGCTGACGCTTGAGCTTGAACCGGACGGAACAATTACCGGGAAAACGCCTTTTGGCCTCAACGTCATACTTCACATTGTACCACGCAAGGAGTTCTACCTGGAATGGTTCCGGCATACAGGTAATGCGGCGCATGTTGAGGAGATTCTGGCTTTGGCTGGTTCCGGACCGTTTGATAGTGAGGAAGCTGTTTACCGAAGTGCAGGCCTGCCTTTTATAGAACCGGAGCTTCGCGAGGGCTTAGACGAACTTGACCTGGCCAGATCGGGCGACATGCGATCTTTGATTACGCTGCCGGAATTAAAGGGATGCCTGCACAATCATTCCACCTGGAGCGACGGCGTAAATACGCTTGAGGAAATGGCGCTGTACTCTCGCGATCATTTGCAACTCGAATATTTCGGTATCTGCGATCATTCCAGATCGGCCGTATACGCCAATGGACTCAATGAACTGCGTATTGATGCGCAGCACAGGGAAATTGATGCACTAAATGCTCAACTGGCGCCCTTCAGGATTTTCAAAGGAATCGAAAGCGATATATTGTCTGACGGTTCGCTCGACTATTCTGAAGATGTTCTTAAACGGTTCGACTTTGTAGTGGCCTCTGTGCACAGTAACCTGCGTATGGATAGCGACAAAGCCACTGCACGTTTGGTGAAGGCGGTAGAGAACCCTTATACGACTATACTGGGGCATCCTACCGGGCGATTGCTCCTTAGCCGAAAGGGTTATGACATCGACTACCGTAAGGTCATAGACGCCTGTGCGGCCAATGGCGTCGCCATAGAGATTAATTCCAATCCGCTGCGACTGGATCTGGACTGGCGGTGGCATCGCTATGCATTGCAGAAAGGGGTCATGCTTTCCATCAATCCAGATGCTCACCGTGCCGAAAAACTGAACGATATGCGCTATGGCGTATTGGTGGCCCGCAAAGGCGGCCTGCATGCCGGAGCGTGTCTTAACGCCTTATCGCGCGAGGAAATATCGCAATACTTCAATAATAAAAATTCCTAA
- the folK gene encoding 2-amino-4-hydroxy-6-hydroxymethyldihydropteridine diphosphokinase gives MKLESGNVFLLLGSNMGDREKLIENAVKKVEETIGPVVSRSAVYHTAAWGKEDQESFLNIAVAVKTTLAPLAVLEAALLIEEELGRVRQEKWGARLIDIDIILYDNEVVDLPGRLQIPHPEMQRRRFVLEPLSEIAPQRMHPVLNKSVAELLQGLGDNLYVSRINS, from the coding sequence ATGAAATTGGAGTCAGGAAATGTCTTTTTGTTACTTGGCAGTAACATGGGAGATAGGGAAAAGCTAATCGAAAATGCGGTGAAAAAGGTAGAAGAAACTATCGGTCCGGTGGTATCGCGTTCTGCTGTATATCATACTGCCGCATGGGGCAAGGAAGACCAGGAGTCGTTTCTGAATATAGCCGTAGCGGTGAAGACCACACTAGCGCCGCTGGCTGTATTAGAAGCTGCCCTTCTCATTGAAGAAGAGCTTGGAAGGGTGAGGCAGGAGAAATGGGGAGCGAGGCTGATCGATATCGATATCATTTTGTATGATAATGAGGTTGTTGATCTGCCGGGCCGATTGCAAATCCCGCATCCGGAAATGCAAAGGCGGAGATTTGTACTCGAGCCCTTGTCTGAAATTGCCCCGCAACGCATGCACCCGGTGCTGAATAAGTCTGTCGCAGAATTATTACAGGGCCTGGGAGATAATTTGTATGTGTCCCGGATTAATTCATAG
- a CDS encoding DUF4254 domain-containing protein, whose product MISELCNKIFQEVIDEYHVYDHIDKPIENPYRVGTLEHLLYLKCWIDTAQWHMEDVVRNPEIDPVEGLQWKRRIDASNQQRTDVVEYIDSYFLEEYKSVIPKPDAKINSESPAWVVDRLSILALKVYHMEEETLRTGVSDEHIASCKEKLDILLLQRADLSLSLDELLSDIANGDKYMKVYRQMKMYNDPNLNPVLYKAR is encoded by the coding sequence ATGATTAGTGAGCTTTGCAATAAAATCTTTCAGGAGGTGATCGATGAGTATCACGTGTACGACCATATCGATAAGCCGATTGAAAATCCTTATCGGGTGGGTACATTGGAGCACTTGTTGTATCTGAAGTGCTGGATAGACACCGCGCAGTGGCATATGGAAGATGTAGTGCGCAACCCGGAAATTGATCCTGTAGAGGGGCTGCAGTGGAAACGCCGGATCGATGCCTCTAATCAGCAGCGGACGGATGTGGTTGAGTATATCGACAGCTATTTTCTGGAGGAATATAAAAGCGTGATACCAAAGCCAGACGCGAAGATCAATTCTGAGAGTCCCGCCTGGGTGGTAGACCGCCTCTCTATTCTGGCGCTGAAAGTCTATCACATGGAGGAGGAAACCCTCCGGACTGGTGTATCTGATGAACATATCGCAAGTTGCAAAGAGAAACTTGACATATTGCTGCTGCAGCGTGCCGACTTGTCGCTTAGTCTGGATGAGCTTCTTAGCGACATCGCTAACGGCGATAAGTACATGAAGGTATACCGGCAGATGAAAATGTATAACGACCCTAACTTAAATCCGGTGCTGTATAAAGCCAGGTAA
- a CDS encoding AMP nucleosidase encodes MNEELDIKKEGEGKKEKKVKEVREVESPVRKGLKTKEDIVKNWLPRYTGRPLDQFGNYILLTNFSRYVQLFSEWHDDAPIMGLDKPMQSVTANGITIINFGMGSPLAATMMDLLSAIAPKAVLFLGKCGGLKKKNQLGDLILPIAAIRGEGTSNDYLPAEVPALPAFALQKAISTTIREHSRDYWTGTCYTTNRRVWEHDKAFKKYLKTLRAMAVDMETATIFTAGFANKIPTGALLLVSDQPMIPEGVKTTESDSTITTKYVETHLKIGIDSIKQLINNGLTVKHLQF; translated from the coding sequence ATGAATGAAGAACTGGATATCAAGAAAGAGGGTGAGGGGAAGAAAGAGAAGAAGGTAAAGGAAGTCCGCGAGGTAGAATCTCCCGTTAGGAAAGGACTGAAAACCAAGGAAGATATTGTGAAGAACTGGCTTCCGAGATACACCGGAAGACCGCTGGACCAGTTTGGCAATTATATATTGCTTACAAACTTCAGTCGGTACGTGCAGCTATTTTCCGAGTGGCACGACGATGCTCCTATTATGGGCCTGGATAAGCCGATGCAAAGCGTCACCGCCAACGGCATTACGATTATAAACTTCGGGATGGGAAGCCCGCTTGCGGCTACCATGATGGATTTGCTCAGTGCAATAGCGCCAAAGGCGGTATTGTTTTTAGGTAAATGCGGCGGGTTGAAGAAGAAGAATCAGCTTGGCGACCTGATCTTGCCGATCGCGGCAATAAGAGGTGAGGGAACATCCAATGATTATTTACCTGCCGAGGTACCGGCACTGCCTGCGTTTGCTTTGCAGAAAGCGATATCGACGACCATCCGTGAACACTCAAGAGATTACTGGACCGGAACCTGTTATACCACCAACCGACGTGTATGGGAGCATGATAAAGCGTTCAAAAAATATCTGAAAACGCTTCGGGCCATGGCTGTGGATATGGAAACAGCCACAATCTTCACCGCTGGATTTGCCAACAAGATACCCACGGGGGCGCTGTTGCTGGTTTCCGATCAGCCCATGATACCGGAGGGTGTTAAAACCACTGAGAGCGATAGCACTATCACGACTAAGTATGTGGAGACACATTTGAAGATCGGGATAGATTCGATAAAGCAACTAATTAACAACGGATTAACCGTTAAGCATTTACAGTTTTAA
- a CDS encoding SixA phosphatase family protein, producing the protein MSKNLLLVRHGKSDWGNEFLSDFDRPLNPRGHDNAPMMARRLLSKGYIPDLIVSSPALRALSTAKHFAQVWEIPFSSILLKEDIYEASVPALLNVVNELGEDFSKVALFGHNPGLTDFVNYLTDANLYSLPTCGVAQISFPAEQWAEISRNSGSLVFADYPKNELA; encoded by the coding sequence ATGTCTAAAAACCTGTTATTGGTCAGGCACGGGAAGTCTGACTGGGGAAATGAATTTCTTTCGGACTTCGACCGGCCGTTAAACCCGCGTGGCCACGATAACGCGCCCATGATGGCAAGGCGTTTATTATCCAAGGGCTATATCCCGGACCTGATCGTAAGCAGTCCGGCGCTGAGAGCACTAAGTACAGCTAAGCATTTTGCACAGGTTTGGGAGATTCCATTCAGCAGCATTTTATTGAAGGAGGATATCTATGAAGCCAGCGTTCCGGCGCTCCTCAACGTCGTGAATGAGTTGGGAGAAGATTTCAGCAAGGTAGCGCTGTTCGGTCATAACCCCGGGCTCACCGATTTCGTGAACTACCTGACGGATGCAAACCTTTACAGCCTGCCTACCTGTGGCGTTGCGCAGATCAGCTTCCCGGCCGAGCAATGGGCGGAGATCAGCCGAAATAGCGGAAGCTTGGTGTTCGCAGATTATCCGAAGAATGAACTTGCCTAG
- the sppA gene encoding signal peptide peptidase SppA, translated as MREFFKYVFATIVGVAISGAILFAIALGLFIGLVSTLDDESVSVVDNNTVLYLNLDQQILERTPSDAFANLPIIGTDGEKRIGFYDIVKALKKAKDDDRIECVYVSASMPQAGFATLKEIRDALADFRKSGKKVIAYSEVYTQNAFYVASVADKVYLNPQGALELKGFSSKIMFFKGALDKLGIEAQIVRVGSYKSAVEPFMAEGMSDKNREQVSAYLNGLYNTFLQGIGSARKIAVADLHDMADNYKIQQPSDALSAKLVDGLKYKDEVLDELRTLSGKEKDKDLNTITINEYAKNAKAETGAGKKRVAVIYANGDIMGGEGSNEEIGSERLSRAIRKARTDSMVHAIVLRVNSPGGSALASDVIWREVLLARKVKPVIASFGDVAASGGYYIACAADSIFVQPNTITGSIGVFGVIPNLQNLLNNKLGITFDGVKTGKYADIMSMERPMTSGERLIVQNDVNRVYDSFLSRVAEGRKKSKSYVDSIAGGRVWVGTDAVKIGLADRTGSFNEAIAAAAKKANLKEYRVVEYPEMLSPIKSLMDGGTDKVKAYFAERELGEHYSVYQKVKSALSRTGVQTRLPFNIFIQ; from the coding sequence ATGAGAGAATTTTTTAAGTACGTTTTTGCAACCATCGTTGGCGTGGCCATTTCAGGCGCAATACTATTTGCCATTGCTTTGGGTCTTTTTATCGGTCTGGTATCTACGCTGGACGATGAGAGTGTATCGGTGGTCGACAACAATACGGTTTTGTATTTAAATCTCGATCAACAGATTCTGGAGCGTACGCCGAGTGATGCTTTTGCCAATCTCCCGATTATTGGTACCGACGGCGAAAAACGCATAGGTTTCTACGATATTGTTAAAGCCTTAAAAAAGGCGAAGGATGATGACCGGATTGAATGTGTTTACGTTAGCGCAAGTATGCCCCAGGCGGGCTTCGCGACGCTGAAGGAGATTCGCGATGCGCTGGCTGATTTTAGGAAGAGCGGTAAAAAAGTAATTGCGTACAGCGAAGTTTACACCCAAAATGCCTTTTATGTAGCCTCGGTGGCCGATAAAGTATACCTTAATCCGCAAGGTGCACTGGAGCTGAAGGGGTTTAGCAGTAAGATCATGTTTTTTAAAGGTGCACTGGATAAGCTTGGTATCGAGGCGCAGATTGTTCGTGTGGGCAGCTATAAAAGCGCTGTAGAGCCCTTCATGGCCGAAGGCATGAGCGACAAAAACCGCGAACAGGTATCCGCTTATCTTAATGGCCTTTATAATACCTTCCTCCAGGGGATCGGGTCTGCAAGAAAAATAGCAGTAGCCGATCTGCATGATATGGCCGACAACTATAAGATTCAGCAGCCTTCCGATGCGCTGAGCGCTAAACTGGTAGACGGGCTGAAATATAAGGACGAAGTGCTTGATGAATTAAGAACGCTTAGCGGTAAAGAAAAAGATAAGGATTTAAACACCATTACCATAAATGAGTATGCCAAAAACGCAAAAGCGGAGACTGGGGCTGGTAAAAAACGGGTAGCAGTAATTTACGCAAACGGAGATATCATGGGCGGCGAGGGGTCTAATGAGGAGATCGGATCTGAGCGGCTTTCCAGGGCAATCAGAAAAGCGCGAACGGATTCTATGGTTCATGCCATCGTTTTGAGAGTTAATTCCCCCGGTGGAAGTGCCCTGGCATCCGACGTGATCTGGCGCGAAGTCCTGCTTGCCAGGAAAGTGAAGCCTGTGATCGCTTCTTTTGGTGACGTTGCAGCTTCGGGCGGATACTATATTGCCTGTGCTGCAGATTCTATTTTTGTGCAGCCGAACACCATAACAGGTTCCATCGGCGTCTTCGGCGTTATCCCTAACCTTCAAAATCTGCTTAACAACAAGCTGGGCATCACTTTCGACGGGGTTAAAACCGGTAAATATGCAGATATTATGAGCATGGAAAGGCCGATGACATCGGGTGAGCGTCTTATTGTGCAAAACGATGTGAACCGGGTTTACGACAGTTTCCTGAGCAGGGTTGCAGAGGGACGTAAAAAGAGCAAATCTTATGTAGACAGCATTGCCGGCGGACGTGTGTGGGTGGGTACCGACGCCGTAAAGATTGGTCTGGCCGACCGCACAGGAAGTTTTAATGAGGCAATTGCTGCAGCTGCTAAGAAGGCTAACCTCAAGGAATACCGGGTTGTGGAATATCCTGAAATGCTTAGTCCGATCAAATCACTGATGGATGGCGGCACAGATAAGGTTAAGGCCTATTTTGCGGAACGCGAACTGGGTGAACATTATTCTGTGTACCAGAAGGTTAAATCGGCCCTGTCGAGAACCGGCGTCCAAACGCGCTTGCCATTTAATATTTTCATTCAATAA
- the pssA gene encoding CDP-diacylglycerol--serine O-phosphatidyltransferase — MIKKHIPNAITCANLFSGCIGIIYAFNGALETAAYFVLLSGLFDFFDGMAARLLHVKSAIGKELDSLADMVSFGFLPGVVMYMLLKESDFTSEYLPYLGFLITIFSALRLAKFNIDTRQTEDFIGLNTPMNTLFVISLPFIGRDYPEVTGSTLLLLGLTAVLSWLLVSEIRIFSLKFSSTQWQANKIKYIFLIVSAILAVALQFVAVPFILLLYIASSMLHFRKA; from the coding sequence ATGATAAAAAAACACATCCCGAATGCAATTACCTGTGCAAATCTTTTCTCAGGCTGCATCGGGATTATTTATGCCTTTAACGGCGCGCTGGAAACAGCCGCATATTTCGTGCTGCTGTCAGGCCTGTTCGATTTCTTCGACGGGATGGCGGCACGATTGCTCCATGTGAAGTCGGCCATCGGGAAAGAACTCGACTCTCTGGCCGACATGGTGAGCTTCGGTTTTCTTCCTGGTGTTGTCATGTACATGTTGCTTAAGGAGAGTGATTTCACGAGTGAATACCTGCCCTATCTGGGTTTTCTGATCACGATCTTTTCTGCCCTCAGACTTGCAAAGTTTAATATAGACACCAGGCAGACGGAAGATTTTATAGGGCTTAATACGCCTATGAATACCTTGTTTGTGATATCCCTGCCTTTCATTGGGCGGGACTATCCGGAAGTTACCGGCTCAACGCTGTTGCTTTTGGGCCTTACTGCTGTATTAAGCTGGCTGCTGGTCAGCGAGATCAGGATCTTCTCCCTGAAATTTAGTTCCACACAATGGCAGGCAAATAAGATAAAATACATTTTTCTGATCGTATCGGCTATTCTTGCTGTAGCACTTCAGTTTGTGGCAGTACCGTTTATCCTGCTACTGTACATCGCGTCGTCGATGCTGCACTTCAGAAAGGCCTAG
- the rho gene encoding transcription termination factor Rho — protein sequence MFNKTELNEKLTAELREIAKSKGILNAEELRKAELVEIIAQISEQESGSDKQERVPASKPVKAAASGEASAEKPARKRIRINKDEDGPKTRPFNNASLFEEQKAPVAAERVAEPAAAMDGSAAGDALEMPRAEVAVDKTAEPATEVNRAAAPEKKPNPNKDGNKPKGQPGNNTSKQIENSYSNLDFDNTITNEGVLEIMPDGYGFLRSADYNYLSSPDDIYVSQSQIKLFGLKTGDTVKGSIRPPKEGEKYFPLVRVETINGRLPADVRDRVPFDYLTPLFPTERLNLFTETNNYSTRIIDLFTPIGKGQRGLIVAQPKTGKTNLLKEVANAIAKNHPEVYLIILLIDERPEEVTDMARSVRAEVIASTFDEPADRHVKIANIVLEKAKRLVECGHDVVILLDSITRLARAYNTTAPASGKILSGGVDANALHKPKRFFGAARNIEKGGSLTILATALTDTGSKMDEVIFEEFKGTGNMELQLDRKLSNKRIFPAVDITASSTRRDDLLHDRDTLQRVWILRNHLADMNSQEAMEFVQQQIRGTKSNEEFLISMNS from the coding sequence ATGTTTAACAAAACGGAATTAAACGAAAAACTCACGGCTGAATTGCGTGAGATTGCAAAATCAAAAGGTATTCTTAACGCTGAGGAGCTTCGAAAAGCGGAGCTGGTTGAAATCATTGCCCAGATATCTGAACAGGAATCTGGAAGCGACAAACAGGAAAGGGTTCCTGCAAGCAAACCTGTAAAAGCTGCGGCATCTGGCGAGGCTTCGGCCGAGAAGCCTGCCCGGAAGAGAATCCGCATAAACAAGGATGAGGACGGTCCGAAAACCAGGCCTTTCAACAACGCATCTTTATTTGAAGAACAGAAAGCACCTGTTGCGGCCGAACGTGTTGCAGAACCTGCTGCTGCAATGGATGGATCTGCAGCCGGTGACGCACTTGAAATGCCGAGAGCGGAAGTCGCAGTTGACAAGACTGCTGAACCTGCAACTGAAGTAAACCGCGCGGCAGCACCTGAAAAAAAGCCAAACCCGAATAAAGACGGCAACAAACCTAAAGGTCAGCCAGGAAACAATACCTCCAAACAGATCGAGAACAGCTACTCGAACCTGGATTTTGATAATACCATTACCAATGAGGGCGTATTGGAAATTATGCCTGATGGCTATGGCTTCCTGAGATCTGCCGATTATAACTATCTGTCGTCTCCTGATGATATATATGTATCTCAATCGCAGATAAAGCTATTCGGCTTAAAAACCGGTGATACTGTAAAAGGCAGCATCCGTCCGCCAAAAGAGGGTGAGAAGTATTTTCCTCTCGTCCGGGTTGAGACCATCAACGGACGCCTTCCTGCTGATGTGAGGGATCGTGTACCTTTTGACTATCTGACGCCTTTGTTCCCAACTGAGCGACTGAATTTGTTTACCGAGACCAACAACTATTCTACCCGGATTATAGACCTCTTTACCCCAATAGGTAAAGGGCAGCGCGGACTTATCGTGGCGCAGCCAAAAACGGGTAAGACCAATTTGCTTAAAGAGGTTGCCAACGCCATTGCGAAGAACCACCCGGAGGTGTATCTTATTATCTTATTGATAGATGAGCGTCCGGAAGAGGTTACCGACATGGCGCGCAGTGTACGTGCGGAGGTGATTGCGTCAACTTTTGATGAACCGGCCGACAGGCACGTTAAGATTGCGAACATTGTTCTGGAGAAAGCTAAGCGTCTGGTTGAATGCGGTCATGATGTGGTCATCCTGCTCGACTCGATCACCAGGCTGGCGCGTGCTTATAATACTACCGCTCCTGCTTCGGGTAAGATTTTGTCTGGTGGTGTAGACGCGAACGCTTTGCATAAGCCTAAGCGCTTCTTTGGTGCAGCAAGAAATATCGAAAAAGGCGGATCGCTAACCATACTGGCTACTGCGCTTACCGATACCGGTTCCAAAATGGATGAGGTTATCTTTGAGGAATTCAAAGGTACCGGTAACATGGAACTTCAACTGGATCGTAAACTATCGAACAAGCGTATTTTCCCTGCTGTGGATATTACCGCATCGAGCACAAGACGCGACGACCTGCTGCATGACAGAGATACATTACAACGAGTTTGGATTTTGCGTAACCACCTGGCCGACATGAATTCACAGGAAGCTATGGAGTTTGTGCAGCAGCAGATTCGCGGTACAAAGAGCAACGAGGAGTTCCTTATTTCCATGAATAGCTAA